cttatatttttattatttccttcattttccccttcattttttctttctttcttctcaattcatctcttttctttctctccttcattctttcattcaccctcccttccaattctgtacttttttcacaagtctaacactgtgtgtagccttctttcttgatcttttttttttgtcgattgtcccatatttcattttgtgaaatctggacACCCTGACTCGGCTTCaacttcaaaccaaataaacaatgagtcgTCAGACTAAAATAGGCGACTTTTGTCGTCATGATCGGCGGccagaacaacttgaacaagagtcaagaaaaagaaatgccaagggcagcgccagtaaatcaagttcagccaggacagaaaagaataattattaagagcaaaataatttttgaaaaaaaatcgggcaagcagttttttctatcgggcaagcaaatttttttatcacttgcccgacagggcaagttatgaatttttttttgtagaggcctgatAATGCagttcttatatagcgcatttcagacctgaaaggactctcaatgcactttacaaaaatacaaattatacaacATAAGGAATTACttagaataataattaaaaacatcAACATTGatcatttacatacatgtatgacatatAAGTATTGGGAAAGGCCTAGTTGAATGCTTCATCTAGATCAGATTCTTAGTGATTTAAATCCTATCAGCTAAAACTTGGAGGACAATCTTTTTCTAGATCAAAATTCCAGTTATTCAACTTCACAAGTATCTGAATACAAAgctttattatcaatatcaataattttgttccACTTTGTTGAAATACCAATACAAATTTCTGGTATCTCATTTTTAAGCAAAGGAACATGTTACCCATCTTGGGTTAAGTTGCACTTTTAACCTTACTAATAAGTAGATgacctcccccctcccctttggAATATACTCTgagacaaattgaaaaaaaggtttaatACAAATAATTCTAGCTAAGAAAGAGGTATTTTGGATGTCAATATTTACATTTAGATTTCTCCCTTCTGCAATGTGTTCACAGAATGAtccaaaatacaaatattttctgttttatattGTCAGGTTCTCAGATTTGCCCCTTGTGGACCCACTAAAACAGGATGTTTCTGATGGCGAAGGAGCAGAAGATACCGCGATGGAGACAGATGCCCCTGAGAAAAGGAAACATGACAGTGGTTTCATAAGCGACCCAGAAAACAATGCAAAGCTCCCTCTAGAGTCGACAAGTGAGAATGATGGAGAGAACgttggaaagaagaagaaaaagaaaaagagggaaattgAGGATAGACAGAGGGATGACATCGTAGTGAAAATAGAACCAGATCTTGATGTTAGTGCTGACGGAGGGATGGAAGTAATTTTTGAAGGAGAAGGTAtagagggaaagaagaagaaaaagaaaaagaaggataaaaaaagggaaaatgaaatgaacgATTCATTATCAGAGATGACGATAAAGAAGGAACCGGGCTGGTCACTGGATGAAGGTCGTACTAACGTCGTCGATGATGGATCGAACGTAGAGCAAATcatagagaaaaagaagaaaaagaaaaggaaatcaaacATGGATGGTAATGTTTGCATACAGGAAAGCATCGTTGTGAAGACAGAGGACATGGATTCAGAGGATGGAAGTCAGTCGggcaaaaagaagaagaaaaagaagcataAAGAGAGGGATTCTGAGGATTCTGATCAAAATATGAGCAAAGCCATCGAACCTACTGGTGAAATCAGAATCAAGATAGAGCCAGAATCGGATGATGATCAGAcaagagaaaagaaagtgaaaagtAAAAAGCATAAGCAAAGACACATTGACCATCAAATATCAGAATCTGATGGTGAGGGTGAAGAACAAATTAGaaagcaaaacaaattgaagagGAAACACGGTGATGTGTTGCACAATGTGAATGGAGGTGGTGATCATGGTGAAAGGActacacaaaatgaaatacatgggACTGATGAAGGGGTTGATGGTGTTcccaagaagaaaaagaagaaaaagaaacacattAAGGAAGAGGTCATATAAAACTGGCCTTTATCAAAGTAAAACATATTTCTAAATGACCCAAATTCATTTGGATGTCTTCCACTTCTTGCACTCTCCAAAGGCaagtatgaattaaaaaaagaaataattcaatGTCTTTTGTGATTTTAATAGACAGAGACAGACACACGGCTGTCCATACACTTGAGTACCAAGTTTTCCATGACAAGATAAATGGAAAATCCTTATGGAATTCCGGAAGAAATGGATATCACAGAAATTCACAAAAAGCACAATTTTCAGgcaaaataatttgaatgacCAAATATGcattgaaaatcatgaaaattatagcaaatttccTTATAGAAAACTTAGCATGAGTAAAAAATCTGCCCAATAGCCTGTTTTGCAGCGTTTACTTCCCAACTGCTTTCACTTGAATTATCactgttattttgtttttggtacatcagggtcccgtaacacaaagcttagcgattaatcgtacgcttgattttcacgattgattgtgcattgtagtcaatgcaatcaatcgtagaaaaatgttctacgatcgtTGCTTAGTTTTGTGGTACGGGCCCCAGGTGTCCTATTGGCAGtatcttttcacaaaatataccaAGAACAAAGAGTTTATAttttaaagtgatattttttcatttttattttgtctaaaGGGAAAAGTCCATGCTACATTGCAAATCTTGGTCACATAGCAGAGGGAAGATTGGTGACTTTACATTATTCCCAGTACAGAAAACTTCTAAGACTTTAAGTGGACATGCGCATTGTTGCAACTGATTGTCTTTAACTTCTGGGAATAATTTACCAATAGCTAAAATcagttttaataataataataatgataaataataatatatgagatttgtatagcgcactttccatcttgttTAGATTCTCAAGGcacttcagagcagaacaacaaaaactatttacatatacatgtaataaatttctgaacaataagtcaatgtctatcaaaaagcactcttatacaggtatgttttcaggttgcccttgaaggtggtcacaaaagtctgggttttcaaactctgTGGGAGAGAATTCCACAGGCCCTGCCCGAGCAAAGGCCCGTTCCCTGCATTATTTCTTAGCAACTGGAATTTGTAAGAGGTTAGATGATGAGGATTGTAAATTTCTTGAGGGTTGGTAATTATGCATCAAAGACCTATTGTAACTGGGGGAAGTTCCATTGacatgaaaaatcaaaagaaggattttaagtgataaaattaattttatgagaatatgACTGGTCGCTGTGGGAGTGATATATGACTTAGTGTTCTTGCCTCTGTGATCAGCCTATGTTCTAGGCGAAGACTGGAGCTCATGTCTTTGCTGTTTTACTAAAGTCTGAAGTAGCAAGACTAAAAACATTGACTACATCTGTTTGTAGTCTTTCTCATCAGACTCCTCGAGGAAAGAAAGTTTACCCAGTTTTACCTAAAGTTAAGACAATTACTGCAGCATCCATCTAGATTATACTAAATATAGGCTTCTGTCACAATTCCATATCTCACGCCAAATGGTGAAATTGTTCAAACTTATAATCAGGTAATAATGGatcattttttgaaaatctcaGAAAGCTTACCAACTTCAATTTTTGtagaaatatgatatatataatcTGTCTTGTATGtgtaaattatgtattatgtcaaTTACCAGAACAATGAATAAAATGTCTAGTAACCCAATTTATCATTGACTGGCCAAATATCACATTTATTGAGTGtttcaaccttttttttggggggggggatacaaaAATATTGTATTCATTGGAGAATACTGTGCCACATTGAATTATCAGACATgctcctttgaaaaaaaaaagagttgtgTGATTGTTCTCTCCttactctcccccccccccctaaaagaaaaaataatgggctatattgaattatttttttttaatgcaacaaATTTGGGATAtttgccaatttttttattcatgtttcacCCCCTCCTTGCTCTCATCATTTTGCCACTCCACTTATCTCTGCCTCCTTTTTATCACCCTTCCTACCcatctctctcttcccccctcCCTTCACACCTTTCAAAATCCTACTTCTCTCTGCTTTTCTGTTGTACCAATATTTTTCCCATCTAAATGTTCATACTTGATgatttataccttggtcacatttgctctatggcaGCTGTACGGCGAgtcctatatgtagctggtatataaaagtaaaaaaggcCGTTTTTGACTCtctgtagagcaaatgtgactgaggtattaaaaATAACCCCAAAAAGGCATGAGTATCGTAATTgagcattttttaaatatttattttattagttaatcaaataaaatgacatgTAAAGGAAGATGTGTCCGAATCACATACATTTGCTGTTTGTGCATTTTCATTATATGAACAATACATTATCATTATACAACATACATATACAcacgtacatacatgtatatcagccCAATTATATTCCGACTGATCATGCTTGTAtccttcaatataaaaaatattagatGAATGTAGAGATAGTTAATGCAATAAAACGATGAGCTTCTTAATATGTATTATCAATAAAGTGTTACACATAATATATACAGATCTTTTACATTTGTCACGAATCTGCAATACTGATGAAGGTTTAATCCGTTAAATGTAACTAACATAGACTACTCTTCAGAATTACTTATAAATGTTAAGTAGACAGTTCATGTAAGCAGAATTGTATCTTTTTAAGAACAATTCTGGAGAATGGACAAAGTTTATTAGGAGAAttgacaagagagagagagaatgaagaTTGGAAGGGAGAATGCCTGAAGAAAAGGGAGCCTAGCTGATGGAGAAAATGAGCGAGGGATAGTAAGActagaaaatttatcaaaaactaaagaccctgtcacatcgttccgtgcaagccttgcgtgTGACTTGCAGGTGACTATTTCTGCTACCTGCAGGTCGCTCACATTGACAGTTTCTCGCACATATCTCCATGCAGTTGCCCACAGCACACGCAAGTCTGATTTGAATGTAGAAGTTTTGAACATGCTTGAAAATCTGTTGCGGGCAATCACCCGCAAGGTTTGCAAAGAACGATGTGATAGAGCCTTAACCCTTACCAGACCAGGCTTTTTTGGGTGTTCTATGCTGTATACAGCATCAATAGCGTAGTTGAAATATGCACGGTGAATCGAAAATAATTAACGGGTAAGCCCTCTTCAATATCTCTGAAAGGCCCTATGCCATCGTAAAGAATCATAAACTCTCATATGAACCCTACAGAAAACTGGAAAACGATATAAGTTCTGGGCAATGTGGAGTAAACGGACAAGAATCACAAGACATATAAAACAGTTTATAGACACTTGGATTAAAATTATGCAACAAATTCTTGCCAAATTTTACGATACAAATGTAACGgttacaaaaacaataaaatgtcatGTCTATTTGATGAAATTGCCTTTGCACATTTCCGATATTTAGCAAATGGTCATGAATCTCAACTATAGAaagccatcaatgtcataattccTCCAGTATGGATTGAAGAGAAGTACACTGATTTATCAAAACATACATCATATTTCAAAAACACTAAACAGACACATGTATTCTAGATGTTGGTgatgttggctttccatagatatgacttattgaatcaattgcaactctgaTTTATCTAAACATACATCATATTTAGAAAACACTGAACAGACACATGTATTCTAGATGTTGGTgatgttggctttccatagatatgacttattgaatcaatcgcaactctcaTTTATCAAAACATACATCATATTTAGAAAACACTACACAGACACATGTATTCTAGATGTTGGTgatgttggctttccatagaaaAATGACAGAAGGGAGAGActagagaaaaacaaaaaaatgaaaaataaatgaaaaaggatGAAGAGTTCAGAGAACGAGTGAGTGACAAGATGGAGAGAGGAAAGGTGTGACAAAAAAGAATAAGCagaaataagacaaaatataCCTCTGCTATCCTGTAAATACATTTAAATATTTGAGAATATTTAGCGATAAACTTGCATTGATAGGCATGTTTGCATCGTCAAAGGCAATAATCGTTTCATTAGAAAAAAGTAAATACATTCATTCAAAGAAGTTTGGAAAATTTATAATGACATATTACATATACCGTAGTGTGGCAACaagtttttttatatgaattaaagtAATCCCTTTGAACAAAGGGAACAGTTAGACCGAGTGCCCTACGCATCCAAATAGACCAGTTGGTAGTTAcatcatggacaattttggtcaaaagacctttcatttctttcattatgataggcagatttcaaagcaagatataacatatgcatgccttacatagcaggatgaagaaattgaatataccaggtgactagaatagcacataaATGAAGAAtccatgaaggtatttgttgcattctaCTTTAAATGCATATTAgagcatgttgtacaatgtacttggcaaactgtgataTACCAGTCGTTTGTGGAcgcatttttgttctttgtggatgtaaatgaaaaacacaataggaaagaatatatgaataaatgaataatcaagacaccaaagttggtgcttatctcattagattttaaaccaccatgtcactttagtaccaatgaccttcctctgatcatgcgcagaatggaactacgaactggcttattagcATTGGAGGCTTTTTGCTTCATGTAATACAAGCTACACATCAAGTACATTTTCAGGTGTTTTTCCAACACACTATAACTAATCATTGAAACAGTTTAAATGGAAATAATCACAAATCTTTTTTCATTGATAAGAAAAGgcatatattttcatctttgaATTATTCTGAGGCAATATTTGCAGCTATATACATGTTTGATATGGAATCATCACAATGATACTtcttgtgaaagaaaaaaaaaggaaataatcacaaaaattgtttttactagCTATTAGTATTACATACATATACAGCTATATCAATGAATATACACATATAATTTATTTCAAGAAGTTTCATGACACAAATATTAGATGCCATGAACATATAAGGATAAGTTCTAAACTATCATGGCAGGTAAAATGCCTAAATGCAGGTATttgctttttctcctttttttcggCAAAACCCTATAATTGTtacgaaaaataaaaatgacttaAAATTAATCCTTATATTTAACCTCTTCACATTTTGAGTTTAATATGCACAATTTCAggtaaaacaaagtttttatttataatttatgcCACATTTTGGCTCATGCAAAGTTTGAACATATGCACAGTTTTGCTTTAtaccaatttttttgtttacaaattaaatACTTAACTTATGCAGCCAT
This Lytechinus pictus isolate F3 Inbred chromosome 9, Lp3.0, whole genome shotgun sequence DNA region includes the following protein-coding sequences:
- the LOC129268064 gene encoding DNA-directed RNA polymerase I subunit RPA43-like, producing MCNFTVIHDNSGRSPSRMSNVELFGIFKKAAKLTKDPCNGCRTVVSQRHFALSPRYLGRLKKGAMEALESEIGHYSESLGGVPLAYCNLQLLQQTGNILDDQPYIHFNVSFKAVIFKPSLGSILKCVVNELGKDHVSCLVHNWFNLSLPLRGSDAEERLPKGSKVMAKVTKIQAKNGILAIQGTPTEERFSDLPLVDPLKQDVSDGEGAEDTAMETDAPEKRKHDSGFISDPENNAKLPLESTSENDGENVGKKKKKKKREIEDRQRDDIVVKIEPDLDVSADGGMEVIFEGEGIEGKKKKKKKKDKKRENEMNDSLSEMTIKKEPGWSLDEGRTNVVDDGSNVEQIIEKKKKKKRKSNMDGNVCIQESIVVKTEDMDSEDGSQSGKKKKKKKHKERDSEDSDQNMSKAIEPTGEIRIKIEPESDDDQTREKKVKSKKHKQRHIDHQISESDGEGEEQIRKQNKLKRKHGDVLHNVNGGGDHGERTTQNEIHGTDEGVDGVPKKKKKKKKHIKEEVI